One part of the Plasmodium cynomolgi strain B DNA, chromosome 3, whole genome shotgun sequence genome encodes these proteins:
- a CDS encoding hypothetical protein (putative): GTIKAQLEWRQTNGKTFDSVSKQLLSKHKGNREFSRKTPIDYNEYDEQGLKQPYNDSFLQWHDNYGQLVNDNIKLNELEKEVINVHYYTSKINIFKKYDRLKSSKVFNKIMYKKMFLLFILPVIILLVGFSFLHYGMNATEILYYIPFAVSSFFILFYTFFKILKYYIYIENDGKCSFGDYFRIFSKKIN; the protein is encoded by the exons GGTACCATTAAAGCACAATTGGAATGGAGGCAAACTAATGGCAAAACATTTGATTCAGTGAGCAAACAATTATTGTCTAAGCATAAAGGGAATAGAGAATTCAGTAGAAAAACGCCAATTGATTATAATGAATATGATGAGCAGGGATTAAAACAACCATATAATGACTCTTTCTTACAATGGCATGATAATTATGGCCAATTAGTAAACGATAATATcaaattaaatgaattagAAAAGGAAGTGATCAATGTACATTATTATAcatcaaaaataaacatttttaaaaaa TATGACAGATTAAAAAGTTCTAAagtatttaataaaattatgtataagaaaatgtttttattgtTTATTCTTCcagttataattttattagttggattttcttttttacactACGGTATGAATGCAACCGAAATTTTGTACTATATTCCATTTGCTGtatcatccttttttatattattttatacattttttaaaatcctaaaatattatatttatatagaaAATGATGGAAAATGTAGTTTTGGGGATTATTTTAGAATATTCTCCAAAAAGATCAATTAA